The following are encoded together in the Streptomyces rapamycinicus NRRL 5491 genome:
- a CDS encoding LacI family DNA-binding transcriptional regulator: MARAAGVSQATVSLVLGEKWPGRVSERTVETVRAAARDLGYRPNLAARSLRLGRTRTVLLVVPALTTEFFARVYTGAERVAADNGFGVVLYPSPEGVGPARDPFDSARASLDGVIASSMAADALVAVRGGGLPLVMLDSDPDDAAAAATVNLDIADGARQVAEHLLGLGHRRVAHLAAAVDSWTFRVRARALAETVDGVPGAALSAEPAGLSVEEGRRAAERVLARPGPRPTALVCDDDILAAGACKAARRLGLRIPDDISVTGFDDLALATAVEPELTTVRLSAEAVGAAGMRALMTLLDGETPQDTVLPVDLLRRGSTAPPPRL, translated from the coding sequence GTGGCGCGCGCGGCGGGCGTGTCCCAGGCGACCGTCTCCCTGGTGCTCGGGGAGAAGTGGCCCGGACGGGTCTCCGAGCGCACCGTGGAGACCGTGCGCGCCGCCGCGCGGGACCTCGGCTACCGCCCCAACCTCGCGGCCCGCAGCCTCCGCCTGGGCCGCACCAGGACCGTGCTGCTGGTGGTGCCCGCCCTCACGACCGAGTTCTTCGCCCGCGTCTACACCGGCGCCGAGCGGGTCGCCGCCGACAACGGCTTCGGTGTGGTGCTCTACCCGTCCCCCGAGGGCGTGGGCCCGGCCCGCGACCCGTTCGACTCGGCGCGCGCCTCGCTGGACGGGGTGATCGCCTCCTCCATGGCGGCCGACGCCCTGGTCGCGGTGCGCGGCGGCGGGCTGCCGCTGGTGATGCTCGACAGCGACCCGGACGACGCGGCCGCGGCGGCCACGGTCAACCTCGACATCGCGGACGGGGCACGGCAGGTGGCGGAGCATCTGCTGGGGCTCGGGCACCGCCGGGTGGCCCATCTGGCGGCGGCGGTGGACTCCTGGACCTTCCGGGTCCGCGCCCGGGCCCTGGCGGAGACGGTGGACGGGGTTCCGGGCGCCGCGCTGAGCGCGGAACCGGCGGGGCTGAGTGTCGAGGAGGGCCGCCGGGCCGCCGAGCGCGTCCTGGCCCGCCCCGGGCCCCGGCCGACCGCGCTCGTCTGCGACGACGACATCCTGGCCGCGGGCGCCTGCAAGGCGGCCCGGCGGCTGGGGCTGCGGATCCCGGACGACATCTCGGTGACCGGCTTCGACGATCTGGCCCTGGCCACGGCGGTGGAGCCGGAGCTGACCACGGTCCGGCTCTCGGCGGAGGCGGTGGGCGCGGCGGGCATGCGGGCCCTGATGACGCTCCTGGACGGCGAGACGCCCCAGGACACCGTGCTCCCCGTCGACCTGCTCCGCCGGGGCTCCACGGCCCCTCCCCCACGGCTCTGA
- the prcB gene encoding proteasome subunit beta has protein sequence MEANTRSTGRLPAAFLTPGSSSFMDFLGDHSPELLPGNRPLPPVQGAIEAPHGTTIVAVTFSGGVVLAGDRRATMGNVIAQRDIEKVFPADEFSAVGIAGTAGIAVEMVKLFQLELEHFEKVEGTVLSLEGKANRLSTMIRGNLGMAMQGLAVVPLFAGWDVDREKGRIFSYDVTGGRSEERGFAATGSGSMFARGALKKLYREDSTEEQAATTVLQALYDAADDDSATGGPDLARRIYPIITSLTEDGFKRFSEDEVSELARAIHERRLEEPDGPRAALL, from the coding sequence GTGGAAGCCAACACTCGTAGCACAGGGCGTCTGCCGGCTGCCTTCCTGACGCCCGGCTCCTCGTCGTTCATGGACTTCCTGGGCGACCACTCGCCCGAGCTGCTTCCGGGGAACCGTCCACTGCCTCCGGTGCAGGGCGCCATCGAGGCCCCCCACGGCACCACCATCGTGGCGGTGACCTTCTCCGGCGGCGTGGTGCTCGCCGGTGACCGCCGCGCCACCATGGGCAATGTCATCGCGCAGCGTGACATCGAGAAGGTCTTCCCCGCCGATGAGTTCTCGGCGGTCGGGATCGCGGGGACCGCCGGTATCGCGGTGGAGATGGTCAAGCTCTTCCAGCTGGAGCTGGAGCACTTCGAGAAGGTCGAGGGCACCGTGCTCTCGCTCGAGGGCAAGGCGAACAGGCTGTCGACCATGATCCGCGGCAACCTCGGCATGGCGATGCAGGGCCTTGCCGTGGTCCCGCTCTTCGCGGGGTGGGACGTCGACCGGGAGAAGGGCCGCATCTTCTCCTACGACGTGACCGGGGGGCGTTCGGAGGAGCGCGGCTTCGCCGCCACCGGCTCGGGCTCGATGTTCGCCCGGGGCGCGCTCAAGAAGCTCTATCGCGAGGATTCGACCGAGGAGCAGGCCGCCACGACCGTGCTCCAGGCGCTCTATGACGCCGCCGACGACGATTCGGCCACCGGAGGGCCGGATCTCGCCCGCCGTATTTATCCGATCATCACCTCCCTCACCGAGGACGGTTTCAAGCGGTTCAGCGAGGACGAGGTGTCCGAACTCGCCCGCGCCATCCATGAACGGCGCCTCGAAGAGCCGGACGGCCCCCGCGCCGCCCTGCTCTGA
- a CDS encoding MFS transporter, producing MAAGYGELLRTPHAARLLTGTLLGRLPNATAALAVLLFARAEGGSYALAGALSAVYGAANAVGQPLLGRAVDRLGQPRVMLPAAVASALGMVLFAVVGLEPLPVAYAAMLIAGVFTPPLEGGLRALWPTVLRREDQVHAAYALDAVAQEVMFAVGPLLVTLSVAVWSEAAALLVINAVGVAGALSVVVSRPSRQWRSAPREAHWLGALRSPGLLVLLGSFFFIGLALGAIAVAAVAYADEHGGGAVSSALLSALGVGALIGGIVYGGRTWPGAPERRLRLLVAALALGYLPLILVPGVVAMTVLAGVAGVFLAPALACAFVVVDRHAPSGTVTEAFSWLVTTFVVGNAVGTAVAGPAVQFGGVAPGFTVPAAGGAAALAVLLAAQRFLLDGPRPVVQPTTYRTPDEPRAENDRNHAAEPGFRARHQA from the coding sequence ATGGCGGCTGGCTACGGGGAACTGCTGCGCACCCCGCACGCGGCACGGCTGCTCACCGGCACGCTGCTGGGGCGGCTTCCGAACGCCACCGCCGCCCTCGCCGTGCTGCTCTTCGCCCGCGCCGAGGGCGGCAGCTACGCCCTCGCCGGGGCGCTCTCGGCCGTCTACGGCGCGGCCAACGCGGTGGGCCAGCCGCTGCTGGGCCGGGCCGTGGACCGCCTCGGCCAGCCCCGGGTGATGCTCCCCGCCGCCGTGGCCTCCGCGCTCGGGATGGTCCTCTTCGCCGTCGTCGGGCTCGAGCCGCTGCCCGTGGCGTACGCGGCGATGCTGATCGCCGGCGTGTTCACCCCGCCGCTGGAGGGCGGGCTGCGGGCGCTGTGGCCCACGGTGCTGCGGCGCGAGGACCAGGTGCACGCGGCGTACGCGCTGGACGCCGTGGCCCAGGAGGTGATGTTCGCGGTCGGCCCGCTGCTGGTCACCCTGTCCGTGGCCGTGTGGTCCGAGGCGGCCGCGCTGCTGGTCATCAACGCCGTCGGGGTCGCGGGCGCGCTCTCCGTCGTGGTCTCGCGGCCTTCGCGGCAGTGGCGCTCCGCGCCGCGCGAGGCGCACTGGCTGGGCGCGCTGCGCTCGCCCGGGCTGCTGGTGCTGCTCGGCTCGTTCTTCTTCATCGGGCTGGCCCTCGGCGCCATCGCGGTGGCCGCCGTGGCGTACGCCGACGAGCACGGCGGTGGCGCGGTCTCCAGCGCGCTGCTCTCCGCCCTCGGCGTGGGCGCGCTGATCGGCGGCATCGTCTACGGCGGCCGCACCTGGCCCGGCGCGCCCGAACGGCGGCTGCGGCTGCTGGTGGCCGCGCTGGCGCTGGGCTATCTGCCGCTGATACTGGTGCCGGGCGTCGTCGCGATGACCGTCCTCGCCGGGGTGGCGGGCGTGTTCCTCGCCCCGGCGCTGGCCTGTGCCTTCGTCGTAGTGGACCGCCATGCGCCGTCCGGCACGGTCACCGAGGCGTTCTCCTGGCTGGTGACCACCTTCGTGGTGGGCAACGCGGTCGGCACCGCCGTGGCCGGGCCCGCCGTCCAGTTCGGCGGGGTGGCCCCCGGATTCACGGTGCCCGCGGCCGGTGGCGCGGCCGCGCTGGCGGTGCTGCTGGCGGCCCAGCGGTTCCTCCTGGACGGGCCGCGGCCCGTCGTTCAGCCCACCACGTACCGAACACCGGATGAACCTCGTGCGGAAAATGATCGCAACCATGCCGCCGAACCCGGTTTCAGAGCACGCCATCAGGCGTAA
- a CDS encoding ubiquitin-like protein Pup, whose amino-acid sequence MATKDTGGGQQKASRSTEEVEEQTQDAQAADDLKERQEKLSDDVDSVLDEIDDVLEENAEDFVRSFVQKGGQ is encoded by the coding sequence ATGGCGACCAAGGACACCGGCGGCGGTCAGCAGAAAGCGTCGCGCTCGACCGAAGAGGTCGAGGAGCAGACGCAGGACGCACAGGCCGCGGACGACCTCAAGGAGCGGCAGGAGAAGCTCTCGGACGACGTCGACTCCGTGCTGGACGAGATCGACGACGTGCTCGAGGAGAACGCGGAGGACTTCGTGAGGTCTTTCGTCCAGAAGGGCGGACAGTAA
- the prcA gene encoding proteasome subunit alpha, producing the protein MTTPFYVSPQQAMADRAEYARKGIARGRSVVVLQYADGIVFVAENPSRALHKVSEIYDRIAFAAVGKYNEFENLRIGGVRYADLRGYTYDREDVTARGLANVYAQTLGTIFSSAAEKPYEVELIVAEVGEGPEDDQIYRLPHDGSIVDEHGSVAVGGNADQISSYLDQRHRDGMTLAEALKLAVDSLSRDNNGGERSLTAEQLEVAVLDRTRPQKRKFKRVLGGQLSRLLESGEGGADAEAPAESSEESSSESED; encoded by the coding sequence GTGACGACGCCGTTCTATGTTTCTCCTCAGCAGGCCATGGCCGACCGCGCGGAATACGCCCGCAAGGGCATCGCACGCGGCCGCAGCGTGGTCGTGCTGCAGTACGCCGACGGCATCGTCTTCGTTGCGGAGAACCCGTCCCGCGCGCTGCACAAGGTCAGCGAGATCTATGACCGGATCGCCTTCGCGGCGGTCGGTAAGTACAACGAATTCGAGAATCTGCGCATCGGCGGTGTCCGTTACGCCGATCTGCGTGGCTATACCTATGACCGTGAGGATGTCACCGCCCGCGGGCTGGCGAACGTCTACGCCCAGACCCTGGGCACGATCTTCTCCAGCGCCGCCGAGAAGCCGTACGAGGTCGAGCTGATCGTCGCCGAGGTCGGGGAGGGCCCCGAGGACGACCAGATCTACCGGCTTCCGCACGACGGCTCCATCGTGGACGAGCACGGCTCGGTCGCCGTCGGTGGCAACGCCGACCAGATCAGCAGCTACCTCGACCAGCGCCACCGCGACGGCATGACCCTGGCCGAGGCCCTCAAACTGGCCGTCGACTCGCTCTCCCGTGACAACAACGGCGGGGAGCGCAGCCTCACCGCCGAGCAGCTCGAGGTGGCGGTCCTGGACCGCACCCGCCCCCAGAAGCGCAAGTTCAAGCGCGTCCTGGGCGGCCAGCTCTCCCGGCTCCTGGAGTCCGGAGAGGGCGGGGCCGACGCGGAGGCGCCGGCCGAGTCCTCGGAGGAGTCCTCCTCGGAGTCCGAGGACTGA